A window of Balearica regulorum gibbericeps isolate bBalReg1 chromosome 19, bBalReg1.pri, whole genome shotgun sequence genomic DNA:
GAATACCTTAGCCTCAATTTCCTCAAATGTAACTTGGGGGATAACTATCTGATATGTAGAGATAGCGCACTCTAGTCTcctttttaagaggaaaaaaaaaattaatcaaaaaggGCATGTACTTAATCATATCAGGAAGCGAATCAAACTTAGGGAAACGCAGTGTTTTATTACAAATCAGACTCCATCAATCATTGCTTTACATGAGACCTCCCTAATGAATTGTAATGTATGTTCCTGCTTCACAAACTAAAAACCAAAGCTTGAGGTCAAAATGTTACAATAAAATCCTATGTGTGATCATCATCAACATCTCAGTCTGTGTAATTTTAAAGTGACTATCAATGCTTCCACTGATTGCTTTTAAACTGCTGAgattgggggggaaaaaacccaacaaaccaacaacaaaaacaaaccaatccAGCACACCTTTTAAAGACTGCGGTGAGGCAAGCAACATCGAACACAGGTTCAGACACACAACTCATTAAttgctccctttccctcccccctaAAAATAAAGACTTCAGAAGTGAAAACATGGATGGGAAACACTTATGTTAGTGATGTTTGACAAAAGACATGATATTGGTTCAGTAACCTAAACATGCCATAATAATCAAACTCTAGTCTACAAGTGGCTAgtcatttattaattttaaaaaaatgtcctttatcCATAACTTATTAATCATGACTTAAAACCAGTATCACaatgcttttccctttctcattcCTACAAAACTATAATGCGATCGAAAGGGAAATCCCTTTGAACAGATCTCTTCTTTCTAAGTTTTGCCCATTATGTACCTCCAAAGCCAAGGCTGTCTTGTCGTAGGCATTAGGGACTCGCTTCTGGATAACCCGGGCATAAATAGGGCCATTCTGAAGGTTAGGGAGCGGAGTGTTGATGCTGGGCTGGGCATAGGGCCCTGGCTCCGGCCCACCCAGTGGTTGTGGGTGGGAACTATCCTGGTTACCTCCAATCAGAGTAGATACTGAAGCAGAAGAAGGTCTATACTTCTCGACGTAAGGAACAGGTATCATTCCCCTCTTTCCTTCGCTGTCTTCTGCATTCCACCATTGCTCTTCAGGTTTATCCCGGATTCTCAGTATGTCTCCTTTCTTAAATGGAAGATCTTCTTCATCGTTTCCATTAAAGTCAAAGAGAGCTCGCACATACTCGGCTTCCTCCTGCCTGAGGATAACGCCACTATTCTGCCTGGATCGGGAAACTGGTTCTATCAAGGTTGTAGTGTCCAAATAGTGTATTTTGTAGAATTCCAGTAAAGATGGCAAAGATTCAAACTCTTGGTCACCTATTCGAAATCTCGTGGGACTCAACCCTGAAAGAAGAAGGCAATATGTCAATGACAGCATACAACAGTTAAAACTGTAGactaaacatttcagaagacaaataCAGTTACAGATAAGGAATTTGATACTCAATTTGGTCATCTCTAGATTAATGTTCATCATATTAATCTCTTCTGTGTACTTCTGTATCATGATCATGAGgctgtagttttattttttaaggattttgttgaagaaggaaaaaagaaattgtttgccACTGCCAAACTTTAGGAATTAGgataaaaataacttgtttcCTTGAATGTTGTGCAGACCCAACAAAAATGCTCAGTACACCTGAGTTTCTCAGGAGTCTATAAATTTTCAGTATCAAACCATTCCCTGTTTCCTGTTTTATACTCTAAATctagaaagcaaatgaaattttgGTATAatttcaagtgattttttttttaactcttgcagttcaaagttatttcaaaagtaCACCACCACAATAATGGTTATTTACCTGTTGTAATGCATCTTGGGTTAAAGGCATGGACAGTACAGAAAACTGCTTAGCACAGCAGCAAACAATTTATGTGAATGAgcaaatgaagttatttttcattttgataaaatGTACCACTAGAGaaaattatgtatattttatgcaaaacaaCAACATATGTTTTCATAATGCATAAATTCAGTCTTTTAATCTCAAGTTTTGTCATTTCTTTGCCATATTTGTCAGATGGAGCCTTAGCTATAAATCTGAACctcaaatacattaaaatacagatgatGTTCACATTCAAGTCATCAGAAGCATCAAAGTGCAGATATCCATTTTAGTTTTCAATCTGTGCGCTGcactttttgctgctttatgtTCTTCAGGCTCAGCTGGGGAAAAACATATGCATGATGTTCTATTTCCACCATGCACCATACACTGTGTAATCAGTTATGGGAAGAATTGTGGAAAGCCGGGGGAGGGTAGTGGAGAGGAAAGGATTTATGCTTTAACGAGTAACTCTTTTTAGCAAGAAAGAGATGCTTACTTTGCAAGTCTGTTTCTCTGCAGGGAATATCTAACAGTTCCGAGACTCAGCTCTCGAGTACAAAGCTAGAAGAATTCTTCTGTCACTGTCACTGACCCAAACCCCCCTTCAATGTAGCACTGTCAGCATTGAAAGCTAATGTTACAAGAACTTCTTTCAAAAGACCAAAAAGGGGTTCTAATAGAGAAAAAGGTAGATTCAATAAGATCAACATAGACAAACACCCCATAAATAAGTTTTGAAGTATCCTGGAGGAACATAAACAGTAGTGAAACTGGTTACAGGAAATTCAAAGAAGCAGAACTAAGTCATTGGAAAATGCACATTTGCACACATTAAGAACCCTGAAGACCTTCAAATTAAATGagccaaaacccaaaagcaataccctcaaaaaaattacaaaaaaacctcccacaaACTGGCATCACCAAGAGATCAGGAAGCTAATGTAAATATCAGTAAGAAATATAAACCCAGCATGGAAAGAACGAAGATTCCACCTTATTCTTCCAAAGCATAACACTGAAAAGATGCAAAACTCCCTCAACCTTTGTTGATGAAACGTAATTTACAGCTCTAGACTTAGCAAAATCTCTGGAATTTCATCTCTGTGGCAGTTCTTAGCTTTGTGGTCTCACAGGAGATGACTTCTGGCTGGACAGGCAGCATCCCTACACCACTTCAAAACAGCCTAAGTTCACTACATAAGCATATAATAGGATCTGGGAATGCTGCACTTCCGCTAGTGTTGGAAGTGGGAAACCATGCTTTGTAACAAGTGGTACAGACATTAAGTTTCAGACAAACCTGGTGACAGAAACATGAGCACATATCTGCTACTATTTTAGATGTGACCCTTTAAGGATCAAGGCTTACATAGACACTtatgtcaaaagaaaaactttatgAGGACCAGGGCAGCAAAGATATTTGAAGTCATATGGAGAAGAATCTCAGGTAAATTCAGTGACATGGAACTTATTTCACATGACACAAATCTAGAGCCTGAAACACTAATTCACCTTTGCAAAAACTGCTACAAACTGATTCAGGAGGCTGAGATCTTTGTCTCCAGCAAAGTAAGCgtacacagaaaaatctgaaactcGTAGGAAATGAGCAGTTCAGCAGTAACATTCATCAGCCTTGTCAGCACCAAAATCATCACTAGGATGAACAAGGTTTTTTggggtgtctttttttttttccccttttgaacCAGTTCACCCTACTGAATTAATGCATAACAGCCCGAAATAGCTGCCAGATGTACCcgaataaaacagaaattggACTCTAAGAGGAAATCCACTGGAACCTCAGGTATGGGGAAGGAGTGACTGAAATCAGTGTACTGTATCCTAAAAGACATTTTGCACAATTGAAGAGTGAGAGAACACAGACTCTCCAAATACATTCTAGGATCAAAAAGATCAATGCAATCCTCGGAGGGACAAACAGataagcagcagaaaggagagacATTATCTTCACAGAGAGAACGCTCCCAGAATACTACATGCATTTCTGatgatttagttttaaaaaacaaaaaaggcagtttACAAAAACTGAAGGCCTGGAAAACCTCTTTGCAACAAGAGATCTACAAGCTTAATCCAAATTAATTATGAAAGAATATAAAGGCAGCAACCTGGTCACTGTCTGGAGAATTTACATAGAAGACTTCTAAATTCAGCTAAAGTAGacataaaaaggacaaaacagtTGAAAGTTGCAGGTcggaaataaaatacaactacCTTACCAAGCAGGCAGTAAACTCGCCATCAGTTTAAGTCTTTTGTGTACACTCTAGTTCAGCTACAAGGTAATGAGCTGAATGATGCTCAGTTATGTAGCATGGAAATAATTCTATTCACTATGGGCTTCAAAGTTTTGTCATTCCCTGGtatactgaaatgcaaagattAACAGGTTTCAAGCTCAGAGGAATTCTTCAGCTTCTTGTTTGAACTGCAACACTTTTCATACCTGTAGGCCAATGGAAAAATTAAGGGAAGATCTACCACAAGAAAAAGTTACAGCAACAAGGCTGTAATACTCCAAATACTTTTGGAGAAGTagagatgttttcctttgtgattCTGGAACAATTTTCTTGAAGGCACAAGTCTAAGCAGCACATTATCCGCATCTTCTGAGGGCTctcaggaagaggagaaggcGCATAAAGGTAGCTACTGGAGGAACTTTAGTCACTTCCTATTAAAGTTGGACAACCGGAGTACTAGAaattctcttcccttctccccagctctgcGCAGCCAAAGGAAGAATAGCTGCTCAGCTCGCACCTCTACCAGCAGCACTACTCTGCTCTGTAAGATGACTCCTTTGAATGAGAAACACAAAGGGCTGAGTATCATCTTTCTTACTTATTCCATCCTAGCTCCATCCGCGGATGGACTTTAACCTGATTCCATCCATTTCAGCATGTCAGAACAGCTAGCGAAACCTCCGCTCTCAGGAAGGTAAGGGAAGAGTTAAAATCCAAAGTGTTCGAGAATTAAAGAAAGTTTCAAAGCTGGCCCCTGTCAGTTCTCTGTTTATGATGCACGTTCCCTCCTGACAAAACACTTTCACACTGTGTTGGCTTCATGTCAGTCTGGAAAAGATtgcttaaatatgttttaaacaTTGTACAGATACTGGGGAAGTAGAGATATAAAACACCTAATATTCTGCTTCTTCAGAGTGCGGGCAGGTGGTGTAACCACAAAGCAACTTCTCACTTTCTCAGGTGTCTCAGGGGTTTTATATTTCTCTCTTCACTCCAATTGTGTTAGTGCCACTAGGCAATTTTGCCTTTATTCCTAACCTTTCCTTTTCAGGGCAGGAAAGACCTCACAGAAATacaggttttcatttttgtttccagatCTAGTCTGTAAAggtgctcccctcctcccccacaacTTAGAAAGCATGTTTTGGGCAAGAAAAGCTGTTCTTATCACGCAGGGTACTGAGACACAAAGCTCTCATTTCAAAGTAAGACATCACAGTGATGTAAGCCAGTTTCCTCCTGGAGCATATGGGAACACTGCTATGAAGCCATCACATTCCAGCCTCTGtgtttcccccaccccccatagGGAcaccttttttccttgttcctaAGTACCTCCCTACTCATGCCTGAGCAAAATAAGTACCCACGAACGCTCTATAAAATCAGTAAAACCCCATTCACTGGCTCCTCAGAAAACTTCTAAGCACACCAGGAGAACATTCTTACAGAAATTACGTATTGTCATTTCTGCAGATAATCAGaggatgagagaaaaatagATGTCTAATGCATACACTTTCCAAGCTTGCAATAGTTTGCATTTTAAGACCTTAATataaaaacccaccacaaaaaaaccccacccaagtGTCAGAGTTAAACCATACTGCTCACACATATCTAAAGCCATTTCATGTAGAGCTGAGTACAGATATCATTATGTAAAGATGACTGATACagtctgaattttttaaagCCACATTGGAAGTGATTTAGAAGTGTAAGTTAAACAGCATGTTCTTAAAATGCATACTTAGTGAAAACACCACCTTCTACACTGTACCTGTCATGCTTTCCTACTTTAGAGAGACAAATTTTACAACTCTAAGGTTTCTGCCTTTATTACATTGTACTTTCAATAGAAAGCGTATCTTTAGATATTTTAGGCATTTTTGGGTTAGTGCATATCATACATTTCTACCCTGGACTCATATGTCAAATTACAAACGTatgatgtatttaaatatttcctctaTTGTCCATTATCATGCTAATGTCTGCATGGAGTACTTTTGTCTTGTTTGGAATTTCTTTAGCCTGTGACTGTGATATTTCATCACAAATGATACTCTAATTACAATTCAGTTGTTAATCTCTATGGCCACTAGaaacagaatgtttttctttcccataaTTCAGTGACTTATCCTATTTCCTTTTAGCAATCTTCAAACATTTCAGGAAGACGTAGCTATTTTGAGAAGTTTtgttaaattcttttttccttatgctGAAAAATAACCTACAAGAAGTTAGAAACTACAGCATATCAGGCAAAAGGTGAATTTAACAAAAAGTTAGCAAGCTTATTTTATACTTTAGAAATGGAAGAATGCATCACATTTTTATATTAGGCTTTTTATATTAGGGAAGCCAAAGCTCCTCACCTCCTTCATTCTGGATTGAAGCTAGGTTCCTAGTATCCCCTGCACATGGCAGTGTTAAAGCAGTCATGAATCACACAAACACACTGAGACTAACAAAAATCAACCCAAGAACCTGATCTAGCATATTCAGGTTTCCCAGTGAGAACTGTGCATTTGCCAAACAATCGgttgctaaaaaaaccccccacaccCAACATTTAACATATGTTCTTCCTAATGTTTTAGCTTGACCACAATAAGCAAGCATGACAATTTGCAAACATTTACCTCAATTTATTGCATTAGTTTCCCTATCCAAACATGGAACCATCTTCAATCTTCTACCAATGTTTCCATCTCCCTCCCATTGTAGAACATCCCCCCACttttatctgaaagaaaaacttaatTACACTTTAAGTGTAATTTAATatacacacccacacacacacaccttctTTGGTTTGAGTATGAAGAGAGAGCAGTATCAGCATGGAGGcatgatttatttaaaactattaaaatctCAGCATAGGAGTAGTTGTGGTGCAGGAGTGATGCATTGCCTATCATCATAACAtccaggaggaaggaaaaaaaaaaaaaaaagaaaaacccccaaagagACCAATCAAAAACACAATTATACTTTTGAACATATATTAAGCCTAGTGTCCCAACAGCTACAATAGCAGCTACTCTTCTAAAACACatgaacatttaaaacagaagagaattaCCTAAGGGGCATTTAGTGATTTTTACAAAGAACACCAAAACTCCAGAATGTTTTAATAGTAGTAACATCAACCAGCCCATAGAATGCCACAAAACGTTACTGAGCTTAAGAATATAACACAATAAAAAAGTTAGGATGGCTATGTACTAAAGTGATACCACAACAACATGAAAAACACCGTTTTTCCAGAGATGAGTTGCTCTCCAGAAAACAACTGCCCAGAAGTGACAGACACACATACTCCAGTGTTCTTCATCACTGCTGTCTTTAAAATCCTACCAGGCTGAATTTTGCAACAAACCATCCTGCTAACCTATTCTGCTCTATGTAACACCAGTCATGCATTTCAATAATTTGCACACCAAGCCTCCGCAAACCTACGGCAATAAACCTCTGTCTTCATAGACATGAAACAATGGGGAATCCACCACATCTTGTGGCAAACCATTTCACTACCCACGGCAGTAATGCCTTCCACTTCCAGGTGAATTCAGCCACCTTTCACTTCTACCTTGTGGAGCTCTTCGTTACTTGAATGCACTCTGCAACTATAGTAGGTTCCTGGGATGATGACTTCAGGCTTTCCCCAGTTTGCCGATTTGAAATGTTCCCCTGAGCAGGGGAAATTACTGTATAATGGTGCAAACCTACTGGTAACAGTCGTCTTTTTCTTAGATTATCTCCTCCTTAGTCAACTACAGTCTGTGCAGAGACTGAAAAATCCTTTCCATAACAAGTATTGAGGTATCTTCCCAATATAGGTCTCTTATTCCAACCACAGATCTACATCAGAAAGTGACTGTCTCTCTAACAACTCATTTACTGTTTACTTTCTGCCAAATAAGTTCACCAAATGTCCTACCACATAGGTTTACTACACTTCAAAACTATCTAGCGGTTCCTTTCTGAGATACTAGCAATACACCCACATCATTTTGTAAGCATTAATATCTAAACTTGAGTAGTTCCGCTACCAATTTCAGTCATGCCCCCAGCAGGCATACTGCTGCCTTTGTATTACACCTTCTTACACACCTAAGGATGTGGCATTGCTGGGGGCTCTTGTTCATAGTGTTACACTTCCAACTTGCAgaactgctgcttcttgctgcagtttttcctctgaCACAATCAGTATCTTCTGCTCTCTAAGCGTTACACTTAAACACATTGTTTTCATATGAGACGTTAGGTTGATGAGGAATAATATCAAAACTTCCCTTTCAGCACACAGGGCAAGAAAAATTGAACTTCACATCTGATTTAAAGGAACAATTGCCTTTACGTTCCTGAAGAGTTCCCACGACTTAAACTACCCACATAATACTTCGATTCGTGACTTGAAATTTAGCCTCACAGCCTGCCTTCTAATGCAAAATTATCTTATTGGAATCGAGACTTTTAGATGAGACTTCCACAGAACCGTCCCCAGGCTGAAATGACACACACAATTATTAACTACAGTTAACcagtttatgaaaataaaagaccGTGTGAGCGCTACAGCTGTAGGATCTTTCGGGGGGCTGCAATAAAGCGCTCAACTCCAGAGTATGTTTAACTATGATATCAGGTCGTTGGAAGGCAGGTGCAGACAGATGGCTCAGCTCAGTCAGTAGCCTCAGCTGCAAAACGCGACTTAATTCCACTACAAAGAGCTTCACGACTTGAAACACCGCCCGGGAGGAGATCGGAGCCGCCCGAGAGGAGGCACAGACCGGGGCTCGGCTGCCCCAGCTTGCCCTCCCCGGGGGGGGCACCgccagccctggggggggtcACTCACCCGGGGCCCCAGGGCCCTCGCCGCCGGCCCGCCGGCCTCCCGCCGGCCCTAGGCTGTTGACGATGTAGTGCGAGACGCGGGAACTCTCGGACACCGAGAGCACGAAGTCGCCGGGGATGGTGCCCGAGTCGCGCACCAGGAAGGTCCCGTGGCGCTGCCCCTGCAGCAGCGACACCGCCTCGGCCCGGCTCAGCCGCCCCCAGTACCAGCTCGCCCGGTCCTCGGAGTCGAACTGCCCGGCCATGGGGGCCGCCCGCCCGCAGGCCGCActcgcttcccccccccccaccgcgggccgccgccgcccgcggtGCCCCGCTCCGCGCCCAGCCCTACCACCCAAAATGGCGGCCCCTGCCCTGACCTCACCTACCGGATGTGACCGCACGCGGGAGACGTGAGGAAGGCGTGGCGTCATCTACCCGCGCGGCTCGGTAGGCTcgggggtgggagggggtggTGGTTGGCTCCTCGAGCATGCGCCGTGAGGTGGGCGGGGGGGCGTGTGCGCGCGCGCCCGCGCAGAGCGGGTTGAAGGGGGAGGCGGGAACGCGGCGCTGAGGGGGGCGGCGGGTCTGGGGGGTGTCTTCGTTCGCTGCGTACGTACCGGCTGGGACTGCCCGCCACCGGGGACTGCCCGCCACCGGGGTGGTGCGCTCTGGGTACccgagagcagcagcagccgcctcTAGGGCCGGGCTCTCCTCACGCCATGCTGGTGCTGTCATACCGGCTTCTCTGTCACGGATTGGCGGGAGGAGGGTTCAGGGGCGCCGGTGTAGCCCGGCCCTTGCCCCAGGAGAGCGGCGGGCACTTGTCTCTGCAGTTGGTACATCCCGATAGGAGGGCTGCAGGGTATTCCCCCTGAGTGTCCCGATTCCCCGATGGCTtcccagcttctgcagctcGCTGTGGGACCTTGTGTGAAGCCAGGTTGTCTGCGCGTTAAGGGTGCAGCTTGGTGTGCTTTTTCCTCCAGAGCTGTACCAGCAGTTCCTGCCCTCATCTTCCCTGCCAGCTGCACACTCTCACCCCACGGCTGAGCCAACGCAGCTGTTTTCATGGGACTACACGCTGAATTGGCCCAATGGGCTGTTCCGGCTTAAAAATAgccctgcaaaagaaaaagtttatttttacacagGGCAATTCACTGACTGTTACAGCAGGGGCCAGAGCTTAACCCGCACTCATGCCATAGAGGAACGCATGTGTGCGcatgcacaaattaaaaatgatgtCTGTAAGGCTGGAGCAATATTTATCACTTTTAGATTATTCTCCAAGATCTCTTAAATTCCAGAACAGTATTTATAGAGGTGTACTGAATTCTGTTCCAGCTCTGCTCAATTCTGTGAGCTTTTTCCAgaaaggaatgtattttttttcaactgtgtGGTGTCTGTGTGGCAGCTCTTGCATAGACATAACATTAGAGCACAACTGTCCTTAACTATGAGGGTGCTGTGTGCCTGCCTGCCAGCATCTCTATTTTCTTGTAGGGCACTTTGGAGCCCTGTAACTATCTCATGGATGGGACTTTGGTGTTGTGTCAGGTTGTATTAACCTTCATGACAGTGAGAAAATCTTCTGTCTTACAGGTGGGAGCCTGTGGTTCACCAAATGTATAAGAAAACACCAGGTGCTTGATTTCAGCTTATCCGATGGTTTAATAAATGAACATCCTTCCTCTGCGGATCCTGTTCTCTCTCCAGATGGACTGTAGGTAGGAGTCAGTTGTAATCTATTTGGGTTTCCCTGGTGACATGTGGTGTTCATTAGCCAGTTGCAGAAATAGCGCACTTCCATGCCCAGGTTTTTCACAGATTTGAAAAGCTGCAGGTCCTTGTTGAGAGCCCAGGATACTAGGAGAGGTAAatcacagcagcaagaaaagatGTCCATTCTGCTCAGTCATTCACAGGCTTCAAACAAACCAGGACTTTCCTACAATGGCAAAATTCACCATTTTTCTGACTTCTGCCAGACCACCGTAAAAAAAGCCTCCCTTTGACTGAGGGCCCAcagactgctgctttttccctccccagtcCCGCCTTTGTACCCCATCTCCCCGTTTTTTGCTGAACCGCAAGGCTACAGGAGTTGCTGGAGGTTTGCATCAGGTTTGGTGTTCTCTGCGCAAGCAGTTGGGAATCTTGTTGCAAGAGTTCCCTCTGGTGGTcagtgcggggggggggagatgagTAGCACTTCCCTGCCGTAAGACGCTCCTTTTGCTACTTTCATGCAGGAATGATTTCTTATTCGGTCACTCTCTGGCCTTCATTATCTGTAACAGCCTTTTCTTACTTAGGGCTTCTCCAGataatgacttttttcctcccattttaaCTTCTGCGCTACTCAGTAGTTTACTACTCTTGACCCATCCTTTCTGCACAAAGGCTACAATAAAGGTGGAGCTGTTCTGCCCAAACCTGCTTCCTATTCTGGTCTTTCATAGGCAGAGGGATTGCAACTTGAGatgaatgtgaaagaaaaacaaacctcttgGCCACAGTCTCAGAAGAATAAAACTAAATCAGCTTGTAATTCTGAAGAATTCACCATTAATAACAAGATTCTGAAAGAAGTTGTGAAATATAGAGAGACCATTTGATTTACCTGGCAGTAAAAGCCCCACTGGCACACAGGCCTGATTTTCCTCTCCTGATTTTATTGTCCCTAACAGCCtagagatgattttttttcctaaggaactCTAAAACTTTAGCAACCGATCTAAAGCCACTGTAGGTTGGTAGAAAACTTCTTGCTGAGTTCACTGAGAGAGTCCTGAAATTGTGCCAGGCGGACAGCACTGT
This region includes:
- the CRK gene encoding adapter molecule crk isoform X2, which codes for MAGQFDSEDRASWYWGRLSRAEAVSLLQGQRHGTFLVRDSGTIPGDFVLSVSESSRVSHYIVNSLGPAGGRRAGGEGPGAPGLSPTRFRIGDQEFESLPSLLEFYKIHYLDTTTLIEPVSRSRQNSGVILRQEEAEYVRALFDFNGNDEEDLPFKKGDILRIRDKPEEQWWNAEDSEGKRGMIPVPYVEKYRPSSASVSTLIGGNQDSSHPQPLGGPEPGPYAQPSINTPLPNLQNGPIYARVIQKRVPNAYDKTALALE
- the CRK gene encoding adapter molecule crk isoform X4; the protein is MAGQFDSEDRASWYWGRLSRAEAVSLLQGQRHGTFLVRDSGTIPGDFVLSVSESSRVSHYIVNSLGPAGGRRAGGEGPGAPGLSPTRFRIGDQEFESLPSLLEFYKIHYLDTTTLIEPVSRSRQNSGVILRQEEAEYVRALFDFNGNDEEDLPFKKGDILRIRDKPEEQWWNAEDSEGKRGMIPVPYVEKYRPSSASVSTLIGGNQDSSHPQPLGGPEPGPYAQPSINTPLPNLQNGPIYARVIQKRVPNAYDKTALALEQNSAILTLPKRSAWNKTTAYRSLHMNLQFCFEAYGIYLVGELVKVTKINVSGQWEGECNGRRGHFPFTHVRLLDQQNPDEDFS
- the CRK gene encoding adapter molecule crk isoform X1; translated protein: MAGQFDSEDRASWYWGRLSRAEAVSLLQGQRHGTFLVRDSGTIPGDFVLSVSESSRVSHYIVNSLGPAGGRRAGGEGPGAPGLSPTRFRIGDQEFESLPSLLEFYKIHYLDTTTLIEPVSRSRQNSGVILRQEEAEYVRALFDFNGNDEEDLPFKKGDILRIRDKPEEQWWNAEDSEGKRGMIPVPYVEKYRPSSASVSTLIGGNQDSSHPQPLGGPEPGPYAQPSINTPLPNLQNGPIYARVIQKRVPNAYDKTALALEVGELVKVTKINVSGQWEGECNGRRGHFPFTHVRLLDQQNPDEDFS
- the CRK gene encoding adapter molecule crk isoform X3, with protein sequence MAGQFDSEDRASWYWGRLSRAEAVSLLQGQRHGTFLVRDSGTIPGDFVLSVSESSRVSHYIVNSLGPAGGRRAGGEGPGAPGLSPTRFRIGDQEFESLPSLLEFYKIHYLDTTTLIEPVSRSRQNSGVILRQEEAEYVRALFDFNGNDEEDLPFKKGDILRIRDKPEEQWWNAEDSEGKRGMIPVPYVEKYRPSSASVSTLIGGR